GCACCAGCTTCACCCAGCCGTTCCCGGGCGAAGGCATCAGCCACGTTGCCGGCACCGGTAACTTCTTCGGCCAGTCGCTGCAAGTGGTCCCAGAACCAGGTTCGCTGGCACTGATGGGCCTGGGCCTGCTGGGCCTGGCGCAAATCCGCCGCCGCAAGCAGAAGTAATCTGGAGCTTTCTTCATGCCGCACTGCAACGTGCGGCACGGAAAAAAAAGACCTGGCATCCGCCAGGTCTTTTTTTTCCTACATCCTTCGAATGAATGTGGCCGAAGTGCAGTGGCTGGCCACGCGCGCCGGGCGGCGCGGCAAGTTTTCCGCAATCAGCACGGAAGACACGCCGCAACAACGACGCGGCCATGACCGCGTCGTTGCCGGCAATACAGCTCAGCCAATCTGCAGCAGGCGGCTTGCTATGCCGCGCTCTTCGCGCGGCGAAAAGAAATACGGGTACAACGAACGTTCACCGGCGGGGTGCGTGCTGGTGCCTCCCAGTTTCCGGATCTGCTCATTGACATAATCCATGCTGACATGCAGCAGGTAGGCCGGCGCATCGACTCGCGGATTGCTCCGCAATTCACCGATCTGGTTAAACCCCAGCATATTCATATAATATCGACGATGCCGTGGATTCACTTCGATGAATACATCGGTGCACTGGTGCAGATAATGCCCATAGATAAACAGGACATGAAACAGCGAAGCCAGCGCGCTTTTCGACTTGACGTGCGGCGCGAATGCCAGCTTGGTGATTTCACATACCTTGGAACCGCGGGCACGGAATTCCCCGATATAATCGGAAAACACCTCGTCAGCC
Above is a window of Pseudoduganella dura DNA encoding:
- a CDS encoding N-acyl amino acid synthase FeeM domain-containing protein — encoded protein: MASESTKDDTADQFPPDDYDSGEPLICAVEEDNSANITHVTINQSDFGIRVADTEAGRASVSMLINKMYAWRGYAGTHRIDNNPNRITLAASDKGDVIGTVTLGIDSQMGILADEVFSDYIGEFRARGSKVCEITKLAFAPHVKSKSALASLFHVLFIYGHYLHQCTDVFIEVNPRHRRYYMNMLGFNQIGELRSNPRVDAPAYLLHVSMDYVNEQIRKLGGTSTHPAGERSLYPYFFSPREERGIASRLLQIG